In Gossypium arboreum isolate Shixiya-1 chromosome 6, ASM2569848v2, whole genome shotgun sequence, the following are encoded in one genomic region:
- the LOC108484644 gene encoding transcription factor bHLH68-like isoform X1 has translation MNRGVLQSSPLQQMTAGNLNWWNINTTMRPPPTTHLQPPPHFLPPSPTTLFPQFTPTPTSSSSSSWNDNSQELPQSWSQLLFCGLMGEEEKGGIGQFQVQPKKLENWEEQSLHQASNAISAVDVKQENPNSYVYGHANEDFHHQANKPAWSHQIMATSSALSPKSGVTSSSSKMLEFSGNKADARQPHPERSSECNSSASGGAWKKARVQPSATQSTFKVRKEKLGDRITALHQLVSPFGKTDTASVLLEAIGYIRFLQSQIEALSLPYLGNGSGNMRQQQPVQGERNCKFPEDPGQQLNENSMKRKGGPDQQKECDEEPKKDLRSRGLCLVPVSCTLQVCSDNGADYWAPAL, from the exons ATGAACCGAGGAGTGTTGCAGAGCTCACCACTGCAGCAAATGACGGCTGGAAACCTTAACTGGTGGAACATCAACACTACCATGCGCCCACCGCCGACAACTCATCTGCAACCTCCTCCTCATTTCTTACCTCCTTCTCCCACTACTTTATTCCCTCAATTCACTCCCACTCccacttcttcttcttcctcctcttgGAATGATAATAGCCAGGAGCTTCCTCAGTCATGGAGCCAACTACTCTT TTGTGGATTGATGGGTGAAGAAGAAAAGGGTGGCATAGGCCAGTTTCAAGTTCAACCCAAGAAGTTGGAAAACTGGGAAGAACAATCATTACACCAAGCTTCAAATGCTATTTCTGCTGTGGATGTGAAGCAAGAAAACCCAAATAGTTATGTGTATGGTCATGCAAATGAAGATTTTCATCATCAGGCAAATAAACCAGCTTGGTCTCATCAAATAATGGCTACTTCTTCAGCTTTATCCCCCAAGTCAGGTGTAACTAGTTCCAGTAGTAAGATGTTGGAATTTTCTGGCAACAAAGCTGATGCAAGGCAGCCACACCCAGAACGGTCTTCTGAG TGTAACAGCAGTGCCAGTGGCGGGGCATGGAAGAAAGCTAGGGTTCAACCCTCTGCAACCCAATCCACCTTCAAG GTGAGGAAGGAAAAACTAGGGGACAGAATTACAGCACTTCACCAGCTTGTGTCTCCATTTGGGAAG ACTGACACAGCCTCTGTCTTGTTAGAAGCTATTGGGTACATCAGATTCCTTCAGAGTCAAATTGAg GCTCTCAGCTTACCGTACCTGGGCAATGGTTCAGGAAACATGAGGCAGCAACAGCCT GTTCAAGGGGAGAGAAACTGTAAATTTCCTGAAGACCCTGGTCAG CAGTTGAATGAAAACTCCATGAAGAGGAAAGGTGGTCCCGATCAGCAG AAGGAATGTGATGAAGAACCAAAGAAGGACCTTAGGAGTAGAGGGTTGTGTTTGGTTCCTGTTTCATGCACACTTCAAGTCTGCAGTGACAACGGTGCTGATTACTGGGCTCCTGCGCTGTGA
- the LOC108484644 gene encoding transcription factor bHLH68-like isoform X2, translated as MNRGVLQSSPLQQMTAGNLNWWNINTTMRPPPTTHLQPPPHFLPPSPTTLFPQFTPTPTSSSSSSWNDNSQELPQSWSQLLFCGLMGEEEKGGIGQFQVQPKKLENWEEQSLHQASNAISAVDVKQENPNSYVYGHANEDFHHQANKPAWSHQIMATSSALSPKSGVTSSSSKMLEFSGNKADARQPHPERSSECNSSASGGAWKKARVQPSATQSTFKVRKEKLGDRITALHQLVSPFGKTDTASVLLEAIGYIRFLQSQIEALSLPYLGNGSGNMRQQQPVQGERNCKFPEDPGQLNENSMKRKGGPDQQKECDEEPKKDLRSRGLCLVPVSCTLQVCSDNGADYWAPAL; from the exons ATGAACCGAGGAGTGTTGCAGAGCTCACCACTGCAGCAAATGACGGCTGGAAACCTTAACTGGTGGAACATCAACACTACCATGCGCCCACCGCCGACAACTCATCTGCAACCTCCTCCTCATTTCTTACCTCCTTCTCCCACTACTTTATTCCCTCAATTCACTCCCACTCccacttcttcttcttcctcctcttgGAATGATAATAGCCAGGAGCTTCCTCAGTCATGGAGCCAACTACTCTT TTGTGGATTGATGGGTGAAGAAGAAAAGGGTGGCATAGGCCAGTTTCAAGTTCAACCCAAGAAGTTGGAAAACTGGGAAGAACAATCATTACACCAAGCTTCAAATGCTATTTCTGCTGTGGATGTGAAGCAAGAAAACCCAAATAGTTATGTGTATGGTCATGCAAATGAAGATTTTCATCATCAGGCAAATAAACCAGCTTGGTCTCATCAAATAATGGCTACTTCTTCAGCTTTATCCCCCAAGTCAGGTGTAACTAGTTCCAGTAGTAAGATGTTGGAATTTTCTGGCAACAAAGCTGATGCAAGGCAGCCACACCCAGAACGGTCTTCTGAG TGTAACAGCAGTGCCAGTGGCGGGGCATGGAAGAAAGCTAGGGTTCAACCCTCTGCAACCCAATCCACCTTCAAG GTGAGGAAGGAAAAACTAGGGGACAGAATTACAGCACTTCACCAGCTTGTGTCTCCATTTGGGAAG ACTGACACAGCCTCTGTCTTGTTAGAAGCTATTGGGTACATCAGATTCCTTCAGAGTCAAATTGAg GCTCTCAGCTTACCGTACCTGGGCAATGGTTCAGGAAACATGAGGCAGCAACAGCCT GTTCAAGGGGAGAGAAACTGTAAATTTCCTGAAGACCCTGGTCAG TTGAATGAAAACTCCATGAAGAGGAAAGGTGGTCCCGATCAGCAG AAGGAATGTGATGAAGAACCAAAGAAGGACCTTAGGAGTAGAGGGTTGTGTTTGGTTCCTGTTTCATGCACACTTCAAGTCTGCAGTGACAACGGTGCTGATTACTGGGCTCCTGCGCTGTGA